The Triticum dicoccoides isolate Atlit2015 ecotype Zavitan chromosome 6A, WEW_v2.0, whole genome shotgun sequence genome has a window encoding:
- the LOC119314409 gene encoding disease resistance protein RPM1-like has product MAESALLLVIQKIGTALAAETFNFTIPLLARKSAAVAALPNDMKMIRNQLELIRAFLEDTGRKGCTDRVIEAWTWQARKLAYDMEDIVDQFIYVVGKHNVQEGSWWCCMKKIAKKPQSLFTLDQIATAIGGIKQQLRELKENKDWTQPIGGVRNDILATEYDSHYVPGQDYSIADDELVGIDKDRKIWIKSLLLEGGPGRRLIALWGMGGIGKSTLVNNLYKSEASKFDCHAWVSVSQSYILEDIWRNMLRGLRKNFKEESDASNMNSTVEKVEKMSSEELQAELKQILGGKRYLIVLDDVWRPQHLQEIQQVLIDNGLGSRAITTTRSEEVAEVAEVAEAGCKIKVEPLDADDAWRLFCRKAFPRFENNICPTELVQCGKDIVNKCGGLPLALVAIGSILSLKVRNVRVWRLFYEQLNWELHNNENLSHVEKILNLSYKYLPNHLKSCFLYCAMFPEDYWIQRKRLIRLWISEGFVPQAGALFLEEVAEGYLEELVQRSMLHVVERNSSGRLRRVQMHDIVRELAISQSKKECFSTTYDDTHVRDQHVGLDSRRVSVLRCKNGLGSSIHPAARLRSLIAFDSTVRSSAPLFPSESKYIAVLELSGLPIDTIPDSVGELFNIKYLGLDRTNVKKLPSSVTKLHNLETLSIRDGQCLSLPRGSQRLKRLRHILIYKMLDKTWSRFRSHESMVPFEGMWDLQELQSLHTVGANKVFVAKLGNLSQMRFLLITEVKSSYCPQLCDSISKLRHLSRLELRASYCEEVLQLDNLTLPKRLDKLTLVGGLSQGFLESPFFSKHGDELVRLELYYSQLVVDPTPCLYRLAKLSRIVLRSAYIGQARPVVANASEISKLRDELPADST; this is encoded by the coding sequence ATGGCGGAGTCTGCTCTGCTTCTTGTCATACAAAAGATCGGCACAGCCCTGGCAGCAGAAACGTTCAACTTCACTATACCATTACTTGCAAGGAAATCTGCTGCCGTGGCAGCACTGCCAAATGACATGAAAATGATAAGGAATCAACTTGAGCTTATACGCGCGTTTCTTGAGGATACTGGCAGGAAAGGCTGCACTGATCGAGTCATAGAAGCATGGACATGGCAAGCACGAAAATTGGCCTATGATATGGAAGACATTGTGGATCAGTTTATCTATGTCGTTGGTAAACACAATGTGCAGGAAGGATCATGGTGGTGTTGTATGAAGAAAATTGCCAAAAAACCTCAATCTTTGTTTACATTAGATCAGATTGCTACTGCAATTGGTGGAATAAAGCAACAGCTTAGAGAGCTCAAAGAAAATAAAGACTGGACTCAGCCAATAGGTGGTGTGCGTAATGATATTCTTGCAACGGAATATGACAGTCATTATGTTCCTGGACAAGATTACTCGATTGCTGATGATGAGCTTGTAGGAATTGATAAAGATCGAAAAATCTGGATCAAGTCATTGCTTCTTGAAGGTGGTCCTGGACGGCGGCTCATTGCTCTGTGGGGTATGGGAGGAATTGGAAAAAGCACTCTAGTCAACAATTTGTACAAAAGTGAGGCATCCAAGTTTGATTGCCATGCATGGGTTTCTGTGTCCCAGTCATATATACTGGAGGATATTTGGAGAAACATGTTGAGAGGACTCCGTAAAAATTTCAAGGAAGAATCTGATGCTTCTAATATGAACAGTACTGTAGAGAAAGTGGAAAAGATGAGCAGTGAAGAACTGCAGGCTGAATTGAAGCAAATCCTGGGGGGAAAGCGGTACTTGATCGTACTGGATGATGTCTGGAGACCTCAACATCTTCAGGAAATTCAACAGGTTCTTATCGATAATGGCTTGGGAAGCAGAGCAATAACCACGACAAGAAGTGAGGAAGTTGCTGAAGTGGCTGAAGTGGCTGAGGCTGGCTGTAAAATCAAAGTAGAGCCTCTAGATGCTGATGATGCATGGCGTCTGTTTTGCAGGAAAGCTTTCCCAAGGTTTGAAAACAACATCTGCCCAACAGAGCTAGTCCAGTGTGGTAAGGACATTGTGAATAAATGTGGCGGTTTGCCGCTAGCGCTAGTGGCAATAGGGAGCATATTGTCCCTTAAAGTGCGCAATGTTAGAGTGTGGAGGCTATTCTATGAGCAGCTTAATTGGGAGCTGCACAACAATGAGAACCTGTCCCATGTGGAGAAAATACTAAACCTCAGCTACAAGTATTTGCCCAACCATTTGAAGAGTTGTTTCTTGTATTGTGCAATGTTCCCAGAAGACTATTGGATCCAAAGAAAAAGATTGATTAGATTGTGGATCTCAGAAGGGTTTGTTCCACAAGCAGGAGCGTTGTTCTTGGAAGAAGTTGCTGAAGGTTATCTGGAAGAACTCGTCCAACGAAGCATGCTTCATGTTGTAGAGAGGAACTCATCTGGTAGGCTTCGGCGTGTCCAGATGCATGATATTGTGCGCGAACTAGCCATTTCCCAGTCTAAAAAGGAGTGTTTCAGTACAACTTATGATGACACTCATGTGAGAGACCAACATGTGGGGTTGGATTCTCGTCGTGTGTCGGTGCTGCGATGCAAAAATGGCCTTGGATCAAGCATACATCCAGCAGCCAGGCTTCGCTCCTTGATAGCATTTGACAGCACCGTGAGATCATCAGCTCCATTGTTTCCCTCGGAATCTAAGTACATTGCTGTGTTGGAATTATCAGGCTTGCCTATTGACACTATTCCAGATTCAGTTGGGGAGCTTTTCAATATCAAGTATTTGGGCCTTGATCGCACCAATGTGAAGAAACTCCCAAGTTCTGTTACCAAGCTTCACAATTTAGAGACATTGAGTATTCGAGATGGACAGTGCCTGAGTTTGCCTCGAGGGTCCCAGAGACTCAAGAGACTGCGACACATACTTATCTACAAAATGCTGGATAAAACATGGAGTAGGTTTAGAAGTCATGAATCTATGGTGCCATTTGAGGGCATGTGGGATTTGCAGGAGTTGCAATCTCTGCATACAGTTGGAGCCAATAAGGTTTTTGTTGCAAAACTAGGGAATTTGTCTCAGATGAGGTTCCTTCTCATTACTGAGGTGAAGAGCAGTTACTGTCCACAATTGTGTGACTCTATATCAAAGCTACGCCACCTTTCAAGATTAGAATTAAGAGCCAGTTACTGTGAGGAAGTGCTACAGCTGGATAATTTGACACTGCCAAAGCGTCTCGACAAGCTCACTTTGGTAGGGGGATTGTCCCAAGGCTTTCTGGAATCTCCATTTTTCTCGAAGCATGGAGATGAACTTGTTCGACTAGAGCTGTATTATTCCCAGCTCGTGGTTGATCCAACGCCATGCCTCTACAGGTTGGCGAAATTGAGCCGTATTGTTCTCCGAAGTGCGTATATTGGACAGGCACGACCCGTGGTTGCAAATGCTTCGGAAATATCTAAACTGAGAGACGAGCTCCCTGCAGACTCGACTTGA